The Eleginops maclovinus isolate JMC-PN-2008 ecotype Puerto Natales chromosome 24, JC_Emac_rtc_rv5, whole genome shotgun sequence genome contains a region encoding:
- the LOC134860859 gene encoding gamma-crystallin M2-like codes for MGKIIFYEDRNFQGRHHECMSDCADLHPYFNRCNSVRVESGCFMVYERPQYLGHQYFLRRGEYSDNQRLIGINDCIRSCRMIPMHRGSYKIRLYERPDMGGQMQEVSDDCPNVQDRLRMSDIHSCNVVDGHWLMYDQPNYRGRPYYLRPGEYRRYSDWGGASPRIGSLRRITDFN; via the exons ATGGGAAAG ATCATTTTCTACGAGGACAGGAATTTCCAGGGTCGGCACCACGAGTGCATGAGCGACTGTGCCGACCTGCACCCTTACTTCAACCGCTGCAACTCCGTCAGGGTGGAGAGCGGCTGTTTCATGGTGTACGAGAGACCGCAATACCTGGGCCACCAGTACTTCCTCCGCAGGGGGGAGTACTCCGACAACCAGCGCTTGATCGGCATCAATGACTGCATCCGCTCCTGCCGCATGATTCCCATG caCCGTGGTTCCTACAAAATCAGATTGTACGAGCGTCCTGACATGGGCGGCCAAATGCAAGAGGTGAGCGACGACTGCCCCAACGTCCAGGACCGCCTGCGTATGTCTGACATTCACTCGTGCAACGTGGTCGACGGCCACTGGCTGATGTACGACCAGCCCAACTACAGGGGCAGGCCCTACTACCTGAGGCCCGGAGAGTACCGCCGCTACAGTGACTGGGGCGGCGCCAGTCCAAGGATCGGCTCTCTCAGGCGAATCACCGACTTCAATTAA
- the LOC134860862 gene encoding gamma-crystallin S-1-like — translation MGKIMFYEDRNFKGRSYECSSECSDLHSHFSRCNSIKVDSGEWMVFERPGYTGYQYFLKRGEYPDYQRWMGFNDCVRSCRLIPTSQSSHRMMIYERPELGGETMELTDDCPSLFERFNHNDVYSCNVRDGYWIFYEHPNYSGRQYLMNPGEYRRFNEWGSTTSRVGSIKRIAV, via the exons ATGGGCAAG ATTATGTTCTACGAGGACAGGAACTTCAAGGGTCGCTCCTACGAGTGCAGCAGCGAATGCTCCGACCTGCATTCCCACTTCAGCCGCTGCAACTCCATCAAAGTGGACAGTGGGGAGTGGATGGTGTTTGAGAGACCCGGATACACGGGGTACCAGTACTTCCTGAAGAGGGGAGAGTACCCCGACTACCAGCGCTGGATGGGCTTCAACGACTGTGTGCGCTCCTGCCGTTTGATCCCTACG TCCCAAAGTTCCCACAGGATGATGATCTACGAGCGGCCAGAGCTGGGAGGCGAGACAATGGAGCTGACCGACGACTGCCCCTCACTGTTCGAACGATTCAACCACAACGACGTCTACTCCTGCAACGTGAGGGACGGTTACTGGATCTTCTACGAACACCCCAACTACAGCGGACGCCAGTACCTGATGAACCCCGGGGAGTACAGGAGGTTTAACGAGTGGGGAAGCACCACGTCTAGGGTGGGGTCCATTAAACGTATCGCTGTGTGA
- the LOC134861173 gene encoding uncharacterized protein LOC134861173: MWEYLDPDAFHHDNGSLSQDISSSNADVITAESHDDTLITAESNDDTVITAESQDDTVITAESQDDTLITAESNDDTLITAESNDDTLITAESNDDTLITAESNDDTLITAESNDDTLITAESQDDTLITAESQDDTLITAESNDDTLIKAESQDDTLIKAESQDDTLIKAESQDDTLIKAESQDDTLITAESQDDTLTPDTPRPVFIVPNRLYVRGIDYRFKESDLVDFFSQYGPVSEVKIVIHRSGISEGYAFVTFGSEEDALKVLHALQDNGICLKGKELRVSQAFSKHRLSRPNQRAAPYFIVPPPINSRTNFLKTPSGFPFVYHKGMAYFNFPNMVPPAPQRPPAPQVPSPQPVYQQPVFHRHPNECPYYRSQWNVMRSPLPSTPVLHSQQSEYLYWPPNGGPVPPQFVEPMVGQAFPMDPPRVERMTHFVLHPQPQ, from the exons ATGTGGGAGTACTTAGACCCTGATGCTTTCCACCACGACAATGGATCGCTGTCG CAGGACATCAGCTCCTCCAATGCTGATGTGATAACAGCAGAGAGCCACGATGACACTCTGATAACAGCAGAGAGCAACGATGACACTGTGATAACAGCAGAGAGCCAGGATGACACTGTGATAACAGCAGAGAGCCAGGATGACACTCTGATAACAGCAGAGAGCAACGATGACACTCTGATAACAGCAGAGAGCAACGATGACACTCTGATAACAGCAGAGAGCAACGATGACACTCTGATAACAGCAGAGAGCAACGATGACACTCTGATAACAGCAGAGAGCAACGATGACACTCTGATAACAGCAGAGAGCCAGGATGACACTCTGATAACAGCAGAGAGCCAGGATGACACTCTGATAACAGCAGAGAGCAACGATGACACTCTGATAAAAGCGGAGAGCCAGGATGACACTCTGATAAAAGCGGAGAGCCAGGATGACACTCTGATAAAAGCGGAGAGCCAGGATGACACTCTGATAAAAGCGGAGAGCCAGGATGACACTCTGATAACAGCAGAGAGCCAGGATGACACTCTGACCCCTGACACCCCTCGCCCCGTCTTCATTGTCCCCAATCGGCTATATGTTAGGGGAATTGACTACAGG TTCAAAGAGAGCGACCTGGTGGATTTCTTCTCTCAATACGGGCCAGTGAGCGAGGTGAAGATTGTGATACATCGCTCAGGAATTTCAGAGGG ATATGCCTTTGTTACATTTGGGTCCGAAGAAGATGCACTGAAAGTCCTTCATGCTTTGCAG gataatgGAATCTGTCTGAAAGGCAAGGAGCTCCGCGTCAGTCAGGCGTTCTCTAAGCACCGACTTTCACGTCCAA ATCAACGTGCGGCCCCTTACTTCATCGTGCCTCCGCCGATAAACTCTAGGACTAACTTCCTGAAAACACCTTCAGGGTTTCCATTCGTCTACCATAAAGGAATGGCCTACTTTAACTTCCCCAACATGGTCCCTCCTGCCCCCCAGCGTCCT CCCGCTCCTCAGGTTCCGTCTCCTCAGCCCGTCTACCAGCAACCAGTCTTTCACCGGCACCCGAACGAG TGTCCCTACTACCGGTCTCAGTGGAACGTCATGCGG tcaCCGCTGCCCTCCACACCAGTCCTGCACTCTCAGCAGTCCGAGTATCTGTACTGGCCCCCTAACGGTGGCCCTGTCCCTCCTCAG TTTGTAGAGCCCATGGTGGGGCAGGCTTTCCCGATGGATCCTCCCAGAGTTGAACGAATGACTCACTTTGTTCTGCACCCACAGCCACAGTAA